A section of the Procambarus clarkii isolate CNS0578487 chromosome 68, FALCON_Pclarkii_2.0, whole genome shotgun sequence genome encodes:
- the LOC123753214 gene encoding caldesmon-like: MSIDSQCSYSSSAYTLLRMEQLAHDRAGGAHTRAVSEDKEGGANTLAVAEDKEGGAHTRAVSEDKEGGANTRAVAEDKEGGANTRAVIEDKEGGANTRAVAEDKEGGANTRAVIEDKEGGANTRAVIEDKEGGANTRAVAEDKEGWANTRAVAEDKEGGANTRAVAEDKEGGANTRAVAEDKEGGANTRAVAEDKESGANTRAVIEDKEGGANTRAVAEDKEGGANTRAVAEDKEKDKEGGANTRVVAEDKEGGANTRAVAEDKEGEANTRAVSEDKEGGANTWAVAEDKEVGANTRAVAEDKEGGANTRVVAEDKEGGAHTRAVAEDKEGRANTRAVAEDKEGGANTRAVAEDKEGGANTRVVAEDKEGGANTRVVAEDKEGGPNTRAVAEDKEGGANTRVDNTGRTFPGRSLLSGIPSQEQAGEDLLPEARPC; this comes from the exons TGGCTCATGACAGGGCAGGCGGGGCCCACACCCGGGCGGTGTCCGAGGACAAGGAAGGAGGGGCCAACACCCTGGCGGTGGCCGAGGACAAGGAAGGCGGGGCCCACACCCGGGCGGTGTCCGAGGACAAGGAAGGAGGGGCCAACACCCGGGCGGTGGCCGAGGACAAGGAAGGCGGGGCCAACACCCGGGCGGTGAtcgaggacaaggaaggtggggcCAACACCCGGGCGGTGGccgaggacaaggaaggtggagcCAACACCCGGGCGGTGAtcgaggacaaggaaggtggagcCAACACCCGGGCGGTGATCGAGGACAAGGAAGGAGGGGCCAACACCCGGGCGGTGGCAGAGGACAAGGAAGGCTGGGCCAACACCCGGGCGGTGGccgaggacaaggaaggtggagcCAACACCCGGGCGGTGGcagaggacaaggaaggtggagcCAACACCCGGGCGGTGGcagaggacaaggaaggtggagcCAACACCCGGGCGGTGGCAGAGGACAAGGAAAGTGGAGCCAACACCCGGGCGGTGATCGAGGACAAGGAAGGCGGAGCCAACACCCGGGCGGTGGCAGAGGACAAGGAAGGCGGGGCCAACACCCGGGCGGTGGCAGAGGACAAGGAAA AGGACAAGGAAGGCGGGGCCAACACCCGGGTGGTGGccgaggacaaggaaggtggagcCAACACCCGGGCGGTGGCAGAGGACAAGGAAGGTGAAGCCAACACCCGGGCGGTGTCCGAGGACAAGGAAGGAGGGGCCAACACCTGGGCGGTGGCCGAGGACAAGGAAGTCGGAGCCAACACCCGGGCGGTGGCCGAGGACAAGGAAGGCGGAGCCAACACCCGGGTGGTGGCCGAGGACAAGGAAGGCGGGGCCCACACCCGGGCGGTGGCCGAGGACAAGGAAGGCAGGGCCAACACCCGGGCGGTGGCCGAGGACAAGGAAGGCGGAGCCAACACCCGGGCGGTGGCCGAGGACAAGGAAGGCGGAGCCAACACCCGGGTGGTGGCCGAGGACAAGGAAGGCGGAGCCAACACCCGGGTGGTGGCCGAGGACAAGGAAGGCGGGCCCAACACCCGGGCGGTGGCCGAGGACAAGGAAGGCGGAGCCAACACCCGGGTGGACAATACCGGCCGCACCTTCCCTGGTCGCTCACTGCTCTCTGGGATCCCAAGCCAAGAACAAGCAGGTGAAGACTTGCTCCCTGAAGCTCGTCCGTGTTAG